The genome window AAGGGGTCGGGACAGGCGACTGAGCATACCCAATCTGGCTAAGAACGGCCAGAAAAACCAGTCCAAAGAATATCCAAAGGTGCGCTCTCTTCATGCTCATCTCACCTCAACAAACCAGCCTTGTTTTTCCAGCACAATCTTGCTACACTGAATCACAACCATGGCACTCCATTCTTTCTTTTATCGGTTGTTTTATGTCATCGCATTTTTCACATTTCTCTTGCTCCCCGTTTCTCCGGGAGCAATAACCCGCAATATTCCTGTTCAGGATTTACCTCTTTGTACGGTTTCACCGGAAGTTTCACAAATCCTCTCACTTACCAGCAAGGAAAACTGGAGCAGGTGGATTCGTCAACTTTCGGGGAGCGAAGCAGTTCAAATTCGGGGAGAGAATTACCGCATCACCACACGTTATTCTTCAGCACTGTTTTCGGGCAACATTCACGCCCAAGCGTATGAGTATATCCGCCAGTGGCTACTGCTGTGGTACCCCAAAGAGTGGATTGCAGAACAATCTTTCCAGTTCAGTGGCGAGACATGGAAGAACCTTATCTTAACTATTCCGGGGTCTGCTCACCCCGAAGAATTTCTTCTGGCTACCGCTCACCTGGACAGTATCTCCCCTGATCCCCTCCGCCTTGCTCCCGGAGCAGAGGACAATGCCAGTGGTGTGGCAACTCTGCTGGAAATGGCACGCATTTTTCGGCATTATCGCTTTGACCGAACCATTCGGCTCATCTGGTTCACAGGCGAAGAACAGGGCTTGATCGGAAGCAAAGCATATGTAAGAGATTACGGTACTTCTGGCGTGGCTGGGGTTTTGAACTTTGACATGTTCGGGTACGAT of Anaerolinea thermophila UNI-1 contains these proteins:
- a CDS encoding M28 family metallopeptidase, with translation MALHSFFYRLFYVIAFFTFLLLPVSPGAITRNIPVQDLPLCTVSPEVSQILSLTSKENWSRWIRQLSGSEAVQIRGENYRITTRYSSALFSGNIHAQAYEYIRQWLLLWYPKEWIAEQSFQFSGETWKNLILTIPGSAHPEEFLLATAHLDSISPDPLRLAPGAEDNASGVATLLEMARIFRHYRFDRTIRLIWFTGEEQGLIGSKAYVRDYGTSGVAGVLNFDMFGYDQDGDGCFEIHTGTLPQSKPLGKCMVSLISAYNLNLKTDLIDGYNMTFSDHASFWETDIPAIEVLENHFYNAPTSGCAGKRDQNPNYHTIHDTIEEINLPVGFAIAQAGIATIASLAGVESPCFQQIPQLQVRVLQGLPHLEWTEVEHASHYRLLHAHPGCYSTGNMITETPLLHWEGSEEVFPLAGYMVEAISPEGCTSFPSHCVWASSAFQQKNPVPTKR